One Triticum dicoccoides isolate Atlit2015 ecotype Zavitan chromosome 5B, WEW_v2.0, whole genome shotgun sequence genomic window carries:
- the LOC119312652 gene encoding putative B3 domain-containing protein Os03g0621600 isoform X1 — MDTDEFFNPGCGGPAGDGCDCGDCEEWRHDHGRTKHFLLFASDHKDFLCTPWEVTRQLRIMITDSEPIKLEAPDGQMYSVEFVKFGLITLTTGWRRFVDGNHIQQGDPILFVYCGSSTFKVHICTSSGHKNSLPCSQQPPNILRAVLLRDRHVLNGKVNRTFKSGAFEQVVPDPAHVQTSTDFGYTMFPGTCLSKAQEKKVLELADSSMRSEIPLHVAPMNKRNASKDYYVCIPLRLLDNFKEGITETVIQLEAHGNNMVYSVGVSKHSDDQIILQSELSDFVASLRIQDNDLLVFRSKRKARLEVLVLDPSGCEKTCFAMGNSSNAQEMALTSSPCIKSGCPAGKLNEAGLEAPMSNKSYILPERKNLTWQQEKKVKEKVHAIGSEFPVFVKVMTARDLSNPTKLLFCKEYASACLPLKQTPLLIGLEGSTMQWPTTLTVTEYTKGRMISLLWKDFVLDVGMKAGDICLVELADRSSDSLKMMVHLIRKSEMQL, encoded by the exons ATGGACACGGACGAGTTCTTCAACCCAG GCTGCGGCGGGCCGGCCGGCGACGGCTGCGACTGCGGGGACTGCGAGGAGTGGAGGCACGACCACGGCCGCACCAAGCACTTCCTCCTCTTCGCCTCCGACCACAAAGATTTTCTG TGCACACCGTGGGAGGTCACAAGGCAGCTGAGAATTATGATCACCGACTCCGAGCCTATCAAACTTGAAGCTCCTGATGGCCAGATGTACAGTGTTGAGTTCGTCAAGTTCGGCCTGATAACTCTTACGACTGGGTGGCGGCGCTTTGTGGATGGTAATCACATACAACAAGGTGACCCCATCTTGTTCGTTTACTGTGGGAGCTCCACGTTCAAGGTCCACATATGCACTTCATCCGGTCACAAGAATTCTCTGCCCTGTTCTCAACAGCCTCCCAACATCCTTAGAGCTGTTCTGCTTCGTGATCGTCATGTGCTGAATGGTAAAGTGAATAGGACCTTCAAGTCGGGTGCTTTTG AACAAGTGGTGCCTGATCCTGCACATGTTCAGACGTCAACCGACTTTGGCTATACCATGTTCCCCGGGACCTGCCTAAGCAAAGCACAAGAGAAAAAAGTGCTAGAGCTAGCTGATAGCAGCATGAGGTCTGAAATTCCTCTGCATGTGGCACCTATGAACAAAAGAAATGCCAGCAAGGACTACTATGTT TGCATACCATTGAGGCTTTTGGACAATTTCAAAGAGGGGATAACTGAAACTGTCATTCAGCTCGAAGCCCATGGCAACAACATGGTATACAGTGTTGGCGTAAGCAAGCACAGTGATGATCAAATAATCCTCCAGTCTGAGTTGAGTGATTTTGTAGCTTCTCTCCGCATACAAGACAACGACCTCCTCGTCTTCAGAAGCAAGAGGAAAGCCCGCCTTGAAGTTCTTGTCCTTGATCCGAGCGGTTGTGAGAAAACTTGTTTTGCCATGGGAAACTCCTCAAATGCCCAGGAGATGGCTTTGACATCCTCCCCTTGTATTAAGTCAG GATGCCCCGCTGGCAAGTTGAATGAAGCCGGTTTAGAAGCTCCTATGTCCAACAAGTCCTACATATTACCCGAACGGAAGAACCTAACTTGGCAACAAGAGAAGAAAGTAAAGGAGAAAGTCCATGCAATAGGATCTGAATTCCCTGTATTTGTGAAGGTGATGACGGCACGTGATTTATCGAACCCAACAAAGCTG TTGTTCTGCAAGGAATATGCTTCGGCATGTCTCCCGCTCAAACAAACACCTCTCCTAATTGGGCTGGAAGGTAGCACGATGCAGTGGCCTACAACGCTGACCGTCACGGAGTATACGAAAGGGAGGATGATTTCCTTACTCTGGAAGGACTTTGTCTTGGACGTCGGGATGAAGGCAGGGGACATCTGCCTCGTCGAACTGGCAGACAGGAGCAGCGATAGCCTCAAGATGATGGTCCATCTAATCCGCAAGTCGGAAATGCAGCTCTAG
- the LOC119312652 gene encoding putative B3 domain-containing protein Os03g0621600 isoform X2, with protein MDPWAHPCPGCGGPAGDGCDCGDCEEWRHDHGRTKHFLLFASDHKDFLCTPWEVTRQLRIMITDSEPIKLEAPDGQMYSVEFVKFGLITLTTGWRRFVDGNHIQQGDPILFVYCGSSTFKVHICTSSGHKNSLPCSQQPPNILRAVLLRDRHVLNEQVVPDPAHVQTSTDFGYTMFPGTCLSKAQEKKVLELADSSMRSEIPLHVAPMNKRNASKDYYVCIPLRLLDNFKEGITETVIQLEAHGNNMVYSVGVSKHSDDQIILQSELSDFVASLRIQDNDLLVFRSKRKARLEVLVLDPSGCEKTCFAMGNSSNAQEMALTSSPCIKSGCPAGKLNEAGLEAPMSNKSYILPERKNLTWQQEKKVKEKVHAIGSEFPVFVKVMTARDLSNPTKLLFCKEYASACLPLKQTPLLIGLEGSTMQWPTTLTVTEYTKGRMISLLWKDFVLDVGMKAGDICLVELADRSSDSLKMMVHLIRKSEMQL; from the exons ATGGATCCGTGGGCCCATCCATGTCCAGGCTGCGGCGGGCCGGCCGGCGACGGCTGCGACTGCGGGGACTGCGAGGAGTGGAGGCACGACCACGGCCGCACCAAGCACTTCCTCCTCTTCGCCTCCGACCACAAAGATTTTCTG TGCACACCGTGGGAGGTCACAAGGCAGCTGAGAATTATGATCACCGACTCCGAGCCTATCAAACTTGAAGCTCCTGATGGCCAGATGTACAGTGTTGAGTTCGTCAAGTTCGGCCTGATAACTCTTACGACTGGGTGGCGGCGCTTTGTGGATGGTAATCACATACAACAAGGTGACCCCATCTTGTTCGTTTACTGTGGGAGCTCCACGTTCAAGGTCCACATATGCACTTCATCCGGTCACAAGAATTCTCTGCCCTGTTCTCAACAGCCTCCCAACATCCTTAGAGCTGTTCTGCTTCGTGATCGTCATGTGCTGAATG AACAAGTGGTGCCTGATCCTGCACATGTTCAGACGTCAACCGACTTTGGCTATACCATGTTCCCCGGGACCTGCCTAAGCAAAGCACAAGAGAAAAAAGTGCTAGAGCTAGCTGATAGCAGCATGAGGTCTGAAATTCCTCTGCATGTGGCACCTATGAACAAAAGAAATGCCAGCAAGGACTACTATGTT TGCATACCATTGAGGCTTTTGGACAATTTCAAAGAGGGGATAACTGAAACTGTCATTCAGCTCGAAGCCCATGGCAACAACATGGTATACAGTGTTGGCGTAAGCAAGCACAGTGATGATCAAATAATCCTCCAGTCTGAGTTGAGTGATTTTGTAGCTTCTCTCCGCATACAAGACAACGACCTCCTCGTCTTCAGAAGCAAGAGGAAAGCCCGCCTTGAAGTTCTTGTCCTTGATCCGAGCGGTTGTGAGAAAACTTGTTTTGCCATGGGAAACTCCTCAAATGCCCAGGAGATGGCTTTGACATCCTCCCCTTGTATTAAGTCAG GATGCCCCGCTGGCAAGTTGAATGAAGCCGGTTTAGAAGCTCCTATGTCCAACAAGTCCTACATATTACCCGAACGGAAGAACCTAACTTGGCAACAAGAGAAGAAAGTAAAGGAGAAAGTCCATGCAATAGGATCTGAATTCCCTGTATTTGTGAAGGTGATGACGGCACGTGATTTATCGAACCCAACAAAGCTG TTGTTCTGCAAGGAATATGCTTCGGCATGTCTCCCGCTCAAACAAACACCTCTCCTAATTGGGCTGGAAGGTAGCACGATGCAGTGGCCTACAACGCTGACCGTCACGGAGTATACGAAAGGGAGGATGATTTCCTTACTCTGGAAGGACTTTGTCTTGGACGTCGGGATGAAGGCAGGGGACATCTGCCTCGTCGAACTGGCAGACAGGAGCAGCGATAGCCTCAAGATGATGGTCCATCTAATCCGCAAGTCGGAAATGCAGCTCTAG